The following proteins are encoded in a genomic region of Hoeflea phototrophica DFL-43:
- a CDS encoding LptF/LptG family permease has protein sequence MNQIERYILRRMASLTFWSLTAATLLVMTTQVLIRVDVLTTTGQAFGAFMLLAATIIPSVISVVAPFALLIGVSQVLSGMNSDSELVVIEAAGARPATVLRPVMALSVALSIMVLLVANFVEPWSNRKLYDVLAQAQSDLFSVAVRSGTFMKLEDGLYVQVNEKLPGGALSGIFLSDTRTDGTEAIYYAKSGVIQPEGDTNILLLLDGELQQRDTSNDQISIVTFSSYALDMAAFVPAGQNAARRPKEQSTGYLLAPPSDDYYAGNAPYIIKEELVQRFSTWLYPLAFGLIAFAFLGKARSNRHEQFQNGALVAGIALGARGFGFYSVEEAGASSAMEVLSYLVPGMLIVLFGALAVTGHTLTIPKAWARLNDRIIETASARLARWNRPQKGGQSA, from the coding sequence ATGAATCAGATAGAACGGTACATATTGCGGCGCATGGCGTCCTTGACCTTCTGGTCGCTGACAGCAGCCACACTTCTGGTTATGACCACCCAGGTGCTGATCCGCGTCGATGTGCTGACCACGACCGGCCAGGCCTTTGGCGCGTTCATGCTGCTGGCGGCAACCATTATTCCCTCGGTGATCTCCGTGGTAGCGCCTTTCGCGCTGCTGATTGGTGTCAGCCAGGTGCTCTCCGGCATGAATTCCGACAGCGAACTCGTGGTCATCGAAGCCGCAGGCGCAAGGCCCGCAACCGTGCTCAGGCCGGTCATGGCGCTTTCCGTCGCGCTATCAATCATGGTGCTGCTGGTGGCCAACTTCGTCGAGCCCTGGTCCAACCGCAAACTCTACGATGTGCTTGCTCAGGCGCAGTCGGATCTGTTTTCGGTCGCAGTGCGCTCGGGCACCTTCATGAAGCTTGAGGACGGGCTCTATGTGCAGGTCAACGAGAAGCTCCCCGGTGGCGCATTGAGCGGGATTTTTCTCTCCGACACGCGGACCGATGGCACTGAAGCCATCTATTACGCCAAGAGCGGCGTGATCCAGCCCGAGGGCGATACCAATATTCTGCTGCTTCTTGATGGTGAACTCCAGCAGCGCGACACGTCAAATGACCAGATCTCGATTGTGACCTTCTCATCCTATGCGCTCGACATGGCGGCCTTCGTGCCCGCCGGACAGAACGCCGCGCGACGGCCCAAGGAGCAGTCGACCGGCTATCTGCTCGCGCCCCCATCCGACGACTACTATGCCGGGAACGCACCCTATATCATCAAGGAGGAACTGGTTCAGCGGTTCAGCACGTGGCTGTATCCGCTCGCCTTCGGCCTGATCGCCTTCGCCTTTCTTGGAAAGGCCCGTTCAAACCGGCATGAGCAATTCCAGAACGGGGCATTGGTCGCAGGCATTGCGCTTGGGGCCCGCGGCTTTGGCTTCTACAGCGTTGAGGAAGCCGGCGCGAGTTCAGCCATGGAGGTCCTGTCCTACCTGGTGCCGGGAATGCTGATCGTTCTGTTCGGCGCGCTCGCAGTGACGGGACATACCCTGACCATCCCGAAAGCCTGGGCGCGGCTCAATGACCGCATTATCGAGACCGCAAGCGCCAGACTGGCGCGCTGGAACCGGCCTCAGAAAGGCGGCCAATCGGCATGA
- a CDS encoding LPS-assembly protein LptD: MRRSKVHAFAGVLCAGAAICSLLAAMPSEASAQTALPGGLSVPEDQKMLLASDELTYNNDTGVVIATGGVQIDYGSYKLVADRVEYDQNTGRMRAIGSVEMIEPTGNRIYADELDVTDDFADGFVNALRIETPDNTRIAAESAERSDGTETTFNNGVYTACEQCEKNPERPPLWQVKAERVIQNGETQTIRMERATFELFGMPIAYLPYLELPDHNKKRKTGFLTPSYRTSENLGYGVSVPFYWAISPYMDATFTGTAYSKQGFLGEAEFRRNFADGEVTLRIAGISQLKPEQFTANTSDALETERAMIASTGRFRINPRWTFGWNVMAQTDNNFARTYNIEDYNASTVKSEVFLTGVSNRSYFDLRTYRFDVQDADENNTTEKQQALVHPSLDYQRTFSDPIAGGELALNVNGYSLSRRADDINPRAGLAAVDPLNADRYKGFEGNNSRLSAELEWKRTLTTMNGLRLTPILAARGDLNSVDVDNAPTDYDGTFAGNGTHSRGMVTAGLEASYPVLITAPNSSHVIEPIAQVFVRPDEHLAGGIPNEDAQSFVFDATSLFERDKFAGFDRTEGGTRANVGLRYSGNYSNGMTTYATFGQSYHLAGLNSFATPDLSQATRNSGLEDDVSDFVGAVGLATRRGFSFAASARFDKDDFRAERTDITTGYSNTRLSLSGTFSEIKAPRPNTYSEPDRREVTGFASLKIHDYWRVAGSASYDLADNEFDRYAFGVLYEDECYAFSFSYQDIRDDNNTSGRDWSVGARLSFRTLGDINAGEIDPLLEPSF, from the coding sequence ATGCGCCGGTCAAAAGTTCATGCGTTCGCTGGCGTTTTGTGCGCCGGTGCGGCCATTTGCTCTCTGCTGGCAGCGATGCCCTCCGAGGCGTCGGCACAAACAGCCCTGCCCGGTGGCCTTTCGGTGCCGGAAGACCAGAAAATGCTGCTTGCATCCGATGAGCTGACCTACAACAATGATACCGGGGTGGTGATCGCAACCGGTGGCGTGCAGATCGATTACGGCAGCTACAAGCTGGTTGCGGATCGCGTTGAATACGATCAGAACACCGGCCGCATGCGCGCGATCGGATCGGTGGAGATGATCGAACCCACCGGCAACCGGATCTATGCGGACGAGCTTGATGTCACTGATGATTTCGCCGACGGCTTCGTCAATGCGCTCAGAATCGAAACACCGGACAACACCCGCATTGCGGCCGAAAGTGCCGAGCGCAGCGACGGCACCGAGACCACCTTCAACAATGGTGTCTACACGGCCTGTGAGCAGTGCGAAAAGAACCCGGAACGCCCGCCCTTGTGGCAGGTGAAAGCCGAACGGGTGATTCAGAACGGCGAAACACAGACCATCCGGATGGAGCGGGCAACCTTCGAGCTGTTCGGCATGCCGATTGCCTACCTGCCCTATCTCGAATTGCCGGACCACAACAAAAAGCGCAAGACCGGTTTCCTGACCCCCTCCTATCGGACAAGCGAAAACCTGGGATACGGCGTGTCGGTGCCGTTTTACTGGGCGATCTCACCCTATATGGACGCGACATTCACCGGCACCGCCTACTCGAAGCAGGGTTTTCTGGGTGAGGCTGAGTTCCGGCGAAACTTCGCCGATGGTGAAGTGACGTTGCGCATTGCAGGCATCTCGCAGCTCAAGCCCGAGCAGTTTACCGCCAACACATCCGATGCGCTCGAGACCGAACGCGCCATGATCGCCTCCACGGGCCGGTTCAGGATCAATCCGCGCTGGACCTTCGGCTGGAATGTGATGGCCCAGACCGACAACAATTTCGCGCGCACCTACAATATCGAAGACTACAATGCTAGCACGGTGAAATCAGAGGTCTTTCTGACCGGGGTTTCCAACCGCAGCTATTTCGATTTGCGCACATACCGTTTTGACGTTCAGGATGCCGACGAAAACAATACCACCGAGAAGCAACAGGCCTTGGTGCATCCGTCGCTTGACTATCAGCGCACGTTCTCCGATCCGATCGCAGGCGGCGAGTTGGCGCTTAACGTCAATGGCTATTCATTGTCGCGGCGGGCGGATGACATCAATCCCCGCGCCGGCCTGGCAGCGGTCGATCCGCTCAACGCAGATCGCTACAAAGGCTTTGAAGGCAACAATTCGCGGCTGAGTGCCGAACTGGAGTGGAAGCGTACCCTCACGACCATGAACGGCCTGCGGCTGACCCCGATCCTGGCGGCACGCGGCGATCTCAACTCCGTCGATGTCGACAATGCACCGACCGATTATGACGGCACATTTGCCGGCAATGGAACGCATTCCCGCGGCATGGTGACTGCGGGTCTTGAAGCCAGCTACCCGGTTCTGATCACGGCGCCCAATTCCAGCCATGTGATTGAACCCATCGCCCAGGTCTTTGTGCGTCCGGATGAGCACCTTGCCGGCGGGATTCCCAATGAGGATGCCCAAAGCTTCGTTTTTGACGCGACGTCGCTGTTTGAGCGCGACAAATTTGCGGGATTTGACCGCACCGAGGGCGGAACACGGGCCAATGTCGGCCTGCGCTATTCCGGCAACTATTCCAATGGCATGACGACCTATGCCACCTTTGGGCAGTCCTATCATCTGGCCGGATTGAACTCCTTTGCCACACCTGACCTTTCGCAGGCAACACGCAATTCCGGTCTTGAAGATGATGTGTCCGACTTCGTCGGTGCGGTCGGCCTGGCTACGCGCCGAGGGTTTTCATTTGCCGCCTCGGCACGCTTTGACAAGGATGATTTCCGCGCCGAGCGCACGGACATCACCACCGGCTACTCCAACACCCGTTTGAGTCTGAGTGGCACCTTCAGCGAAATCAAGGCGCCCCGGCCGAACACCTACTCGGAGCCAGATCGTCGCGAAGTCACCGGCTTCGCATCGCTCAAAATACACGACTACTGGCGTGTGGCAGGTTCGGCGAGCTACGATCTGGCAGACAATGAGTTCGACCGCTATGCGTTTGGTGTGCTCTACGAAGACGAATGTTATGCATTCTCGTTCTCCTATCAGGACATTCGTGACGACAACAACACGAGCGGGCGCGACTGGAGTGTGGGGGCGCGGTTGAGTTTCCGTACACTGGGAGATATCAACGCAGGTGAAATAGATCCCCTGCTTGAACCCAGCTTCTGA
- the gmk gene encoding guanylate kinase gives MSQPPAHLPSARIKRRGLMLVISSPSGAGKSTIARNLLEHDTGLSLSVSVTTRQRRGSEIEGVHYQFKSHREFERMRDSEALLEWAEVHGNYYGTPREAAEVAMAEGRDMLFDIDWQGAQQLQDKMSADVVSIFILPPSMEELRARLHRRAEDADDVIEQRLANARSEIEHWREYDYVVVNDDLDRAYSAVRAIVQAERLRRDRRPGLFEFVQELLEG, from the coding sequence ATGAGCCAGCCGCCCGCACACTTGCCTTCAGCTCGCATCAAGCGGCGGGGCCTCATGTTGGTGATTTCGTCTCCCTCTGGAGCCGGGAAATCCACCATTGCCCGCAATCTGCTGGAGCATGATACCGGGTTGAGCCTTTCGGTCAGCGTCACCACCAGGCAGCGCCGTGGCAGCGAGATCGAGGGTGTGCACTACCAGTTCAAATCGCATCGTGAGTTCGAACGCATGCGCGATTCCGAGGCTCTGCTTGAATGGGCCGAAGTGCATGGCAACTACTACGGCACGCCGCGCGAGGCCGCCGAGGTCGCCATGGCTGAGGGGCGTGACATGCTCTTCGATATTGATTGGCAGGGCGCGCAGCAGCTTCAGGATAAAATGAGCGCCGATGTGGTCTCGATCTTCATTCTGCCGCCCTCGATGGAGGAACTCCGGGCCCGCCTGCATCGCCGTGCCGAAGACGCCGATGATGTGATCGAGCAACGGCTCGCCAACGCCCGGTCGGAGATCGAGCACTGGCGCGAATATGACTACGTCGTCGTCAATGATGATCTCGACCGGGCCTATTCCGCCGTCCGCGCCATCGTCCAGGCCGAACGCCTGCGCCGCGACCGCCGGCCCGGCCTGTTCGAGTTTGTCCAGGAACTTCTGGAGGGGTGA
- a CDS encoding IS630 family transposase (programmed frameshift): MTAPLSNDLRERVVAAVLAGEPSRRVASRFGVAVSSVVKWSQRYRSTGCVAPGKIGGHRKPLLQPHRDFIIERIGQTPHLTLHGLRKELAARGVKVSHNAVWLFLRREGLRFKKTLFALEQARADVARRRQRWRSFQGNLDPRRLVFIDETWIKTNMAPLRGWGAKGKRLRGFAPHGHWRTLTFLGALRCDGLAAPCVFDGPINGQCFRAYVEQQLLPVLRPGDIVILDNLGSHKAAIIRQLIKSAGARLWFLPPYSPDLNPIEQAFAKIKHWMRAAQKRSIDDTWRHIGTLVSTIEPKECANYFQNAGYASVKT; the protein is encoded by the exons ATGACAGCACCCCTTTCCAATGATTTGCGTGAACGCGTTGTTGCCGCGGTATTGGCCGGCGAACCCAGCCGAAGGGTCGCTTCTCGGTTTGGCGTTGCGGTTTCCTCGGTCGTGAAGTGGTCGCAGCGCTATCGCTCGACTGGCTGTGTTGCGCCTGGCAAGATTGGTGGCCACCGCAAGCCGCTTCTTCAACCGCATCGTGACTTCATCATCGAGCGGATCGGCCAAACGCCGCATCTGACCCTGCATGGGCTGAGAAAAGAGCTTGCGGCGCGCGGTGTGAAGGTCTCACACAACGCGGTCTGGCTGTTCTTGCGCCGTGAGGGTTTGCGCTTC AAAAAAACCCTGTTCGCCCTTGAACAGGCCCGTGCCGATGTTGCGCGCAGGCGACAGCGATGGCGGTCCTTTCAGGGCAATCTCGACCCCAGGCGGCTGGTCTTCATCGATGAAACCTGGATCAAAACCAACATGGCCCCGCTACGCGGGTGGGGTGCGAAGGGCAAGCGCCTGCGCGGCTTTGCTCCGCATGGCCACTGGCGCACACTGACATTCCTTGGTGCGCTGCGCTGTGATGGCCTCGCCGCACCTTGCGTCTTCGATGGTCCGATCAACGGCCAATGCTTCCGCGCCTATGTCGAGCAACAGCTCCTGCCGGTTCTCAGACCCGGTGACATCGTCATTCTGGACAATCTTGGCTCCCACAAGGCAGCCATCATTCGCCAGTTGATCAAATCGGCCGGAGCAAGGCTCTGGTTCCTGCCGCCCTACAGCCCCGACCTCAACCCGATCGAACAAGCCTTCGCAAAGATCAAACACTGGATGCGCGCAGCCCAGAAACGTAGCATTGACGACACTTGGCGCCACATCGGCACACTCGTCTCAACCATCGAGCCCAAAGAATGCGCCAACTATTTCCAAAACGCAGGATATGCTTCCGTCAAAACGTGA
- a CDS encoding peptidylprolyl isomerase, producing MKVSAILRLTGLLVAATMAFSSAPGLLPNAMAASEIKIVVNKQAITSVDIARRVAFLRLQRTGGNLQAKAREQLIEESLKYQEALRIRAVVSQAQIDASYARFGKSNNLSVKQLNQVLNQAGVTPQHFKDFIRVQMSWPRVVQALEGTSGGGMSTQDLVSKMLERGDDKPSTTEYILQQVIFVVPSNKRSNATLNARKREAEQLRGRYQGCENAAAAVTGLRDVTLRNLGRIMQPQLPPDWKPLIEKTEAGATTPTRITDRGVEFIVICSSKTVSDDRAAELVFRAENSDAGDSETAKKHLAKLRESAVIANR from the coding sequence ATGAAAGTCTCTGCGATACTTCGCCTTACCGGGCTACTGGTAGCAGCCACCATGGCGTTTTCCAGCGCCCCGGGCCTTTTGCCGAACGCAATGGCAGCAAGCGAAATCAAGATCGTGGTCAACAAGCAGGCGATCACCAGCGTCGACATTGCCCGGCGGGTCGCCTTCTTGCGTTTGCAGCGCACAGGCGGCAATCTGCAGGCCAAGGCGCGAGAGCAGTTGATCGAGGAATCGTTGAAGTATCAGGAAGCGCTGCGCATTCGTGCGGTTGTCTCACAGGCACAAATTGATGCCTCATACGCGCGCTTCGGAAAATCCAACAATCTTTCGGTCAAGCAACTCAATCAGGTTCTCAACCAGGCCGGCGTGACGCCTCAGCACTTCAAGGACTTTATCCGGGTGCAGATGAGCTGGCCGCGCGTCGTCCAGGCCCTTGAGGGAACCTCAGGCGGCGGCATGTCGACACAGGATCTGGTGTCGAAAATGCTTGAGCGCGGCGATGACAAGCCCTCAACCACGGAGTACATCCTGCAACAGGTCATTTTCGTGGTTCCGTCCAACAAACGCTCCAATGCGACGCTGAACGCGCGCAAACGCGAAGCCGAGCAGTTGCGCGGCCGGTATCAGGGTTGTGAAAATGCCGCGGCCGCTGTGACTGGCCTGCGTGACGTGACTTTGCGCAATCTTGGACGCATCATGCAGCCGCAGTTGCCGCCAGATTGGAAACCCCTGATTGAGAAAACTGAGGCCGGCGCCACCACCCCCACCCGGATCACTGACCGGGGTGTAGAGTTCATTGTCATTTGTTCGTCCAAGACAGTCAGCGATGACAGGGCGGCTGAGCTCGTGTTTCGTGCCGAAAACAGTGATGCCGGCGATAGCGAGACGGCCAAGAAGCATCTCGCCAAACTGCGCGAGAGCGCCGTTATCGCCAATCGTTAG
- the lptG gene encoding LPS export ABC transporter permease LptG translates to MTVFPPILSRYFFRRYVMTFLTYCLAILVIILLVDFNESGRRLSAAPEYTVTTGLLVSALRVPTILQAAIPFVVLIASIATLLQLNRKYELVVARAAGISAWQFLAPLVAANLLIGFIAVAGLNTFAASAMQWAETIIVERNLGSAQSSDSAPWLRQRTEQGDTVLGARASAAGGTRLSGATFFLFDEDQNIKERLEAETAVLGDGEWVLTNVRRIRGSEPVEQVESASVPTSLKAEFVGESLTSPDTVPFFELRDKIAVAKSFGLSATSYEMQFHRLVAQPALLAAMTLIAAIVSLKFVRFGQSLTVILGGILAGFVLYVVSELIQAFANAGTIPPIVAAWLPVLVASALGTTVLLHKEDG, encoded by the coding sequence ATGACGGTGTTCCCGCCTATCCTGTCACGGTATTTTTTCCGGCGCTACGTGATGACATTCCTCACCTATTGCCTGGCCATTCTGGTGATCATTCTGCTGGTGGATTTCAACGAATCGGGCCGCCGGCTTTCCGCCGCTCCGGAATACACCGTTACGACGGGTCTGCTGGTTTCGGCGCTTCGTGTGCCAACCATCCTGCAGGCGGCCATCCCGTTCGTGGTGCTGATCGCATCGATTGCCACCCTGTTGCAGCTCAACCGCAAATACGAGCTGGTGGTGGCCCGGGCCGCCGGAATTTCCGCCTGGCAGTTCCTGGCGCCGCTGGTTGCCGCCAATCTTCTGATCGGGTTCATCGCGGTCGCCGGGCTCAACACCTTTGCCGCATCAGCAATGCAATGGGCTGAAACCATCATTGTCGAGCGAAACCTCGGCAGCGCGCAATCGTCAGACAGCGCGCCATGGCTCAGGCAGCGAACGGAACAGGGCGACACGGTTCTTGGCGCGCGCGCCAGTGCCGCCGGGGGCACCCGGCTGTCCGGCGCCACATTCTTCCTGTTTGATGAGGATCAGAACATAAAGGAACGGCTGGAAGCCGAAACCGCCGTGCTCGGCGACGGCGAATGGGTTCTCACGAATGTCCGCCGGATCCGCGGTTCGGAGCCGGTCGAACAAGTGGAATCAGCCTCTGTGCCAACCTCCCTGAAGGCAGAATTCGTCGGCGAATCACTGACTTCGCCGGACACCGTGCCGTTTTTCGAGTTGCGGGACAAAATTGCGGTTGCCAAATCCTTCGGCCTCTCGGCCACCAGTTATGAGATGCAATTCCATCGTTTGGTGGCCCAACCCGCACTTTTGGCGGCTATGACGCTGATCGCGGCGATTGTCTCGTTGAAATTTGTTCGCTTTGGCCAGTCTTTAACGGTCATCTTGGGTGGAATCCTCGCGGGCTTCGTGCTTTATGTCGTTTCCGAGTTGATCCAGGCATTTGCCAATGCCGGGACCATCCCGCCTATAGTGGCGGCATGGCTTCCGGTTCTGGTAGCCTCAGCATTGGGGACGACAGTGCTTCTCCACAAGGAGGATGGTTAG
- the pdxA gene encoding 4-hydroxythreonine-4-phosphate dehydrogenase PdxA — protein sequence MTGGNAALALTMGDPAGIGPDLSLVAWHNRANLRLPAFFLLGDPDMLGARARMLGLDIPLVDTTPERAVSDFARALPVLPVRLTADVHAGEPDTANAGAVIEAIRQAIELTMAGRAQAVVTNPIAKSVLYGAGFGFPGHTEYLAHLAGDALGRTVTPIMLLAGPELRVAPVTIHIPLADVPRALTTEAIVEAARIMSHDLSLRFGVARPRIAISGLNPHAGEDGSLGAEDGTIIAPAVAELRAGGIDAVGPLPADTMFHAEARATYDAALCMYHDQALIPAKTLGFHDSVNATLGLPFVRTSPDHGTAFSLAGTGTARPDSLIAALRLANTMASAEARHTSSAA from the coding sequence ATGACCGGAGGCAACGCTGCGCTTGCCCTGACCATGGGGGATCCGGCCGGAATCGGCCCGGATCTGTCGCTTGTGGCCTGGCACAACCGCGCAAATCTCCGTCTGCCAGCCTTTTTCCTGCTTGGTGATCCAGACATGCTTGGTGCGCGCGCCAGGATGCTGGGGCTCGACATTCCATTGGTCGACACCACGCCGGAACGCGCGGTTTCCGATTTTGCGCGGGCCCTGCCCGTCCTGCCGGTGAGGCTCACGGCTGACGTGCATGCTGGTGAGCCAGATACCGCCAATGCGGGCGCGGTGATCGAAGCCATTCGCCAGGCTATCGAACTGACTATGGCAGGCCGCGCTCAAGCTGTTGTCACCAACCCGATCGCCAAGTCCGTGCTTTACGGAGCCGGTTTCGGGTTTCCAGGCCATACCGAATATCTGGCGCATCTGGCGGGAGACGCTCTCGGCCGCACGGTCACCCCGATCATGCTGCTCGCCGGGCCGGAGCTGCGTGTTGCGCCGGTAACCATCCACATCCCGCTTGCCGATGTGCCCCGCGCCCTGACCACCGAGGCAATTGTGGAAGCCGCGCGGATCATGTCGCATGATCTGTCGTTGCGCTTTGGCGTTGCCCGGCCACGGATCGCCATATCGGGGCTTAACCCCCATGCCGGCGAGGACGGATCGCTGGGAGCCGAAGACGGGACCATCATCGCTCCTGCAGTTGCCGAGTTGCGCGCAGGCGGCATTGATGCTGTCGGGCCGCTGCCGGCCGACACCATGTTTCATGCCGAGGCGCGCGCCACCTATGACGCGGCGCTGTGCATGTATCACGATCAGGCGCTGATCCCGGCCAAGACGCTGGGCTTTCACGATTCGGTCAACGCCACGCTGGGCCTGCCCTTCGTGCGCACCTCGCCCGATCACGGCACGGCGTTTTCACTTGCGGGAACCGGGACCGCGCGTCCCGACAGCCTGATCGCGGCACTCCGGCTCGCCAACACCATGGCCAGCGCCGAAGCCCGGCACACATCGAGCGCTGCCTGA
- the rsmA gene encoding 16S rRNA (adenine(1518)-N(6)/adenine(1519)-N(6))-dimethyltransferase RsmA codes for MALAHDGLPPLRDIVATYGLAPRKALGQNFLFDLNLTGKIARAAGPLEGFTIFEIGPGPGGLTRALLEQGAERVVAIERDQRCLPVLEEISAHYPGKLEVVEADALDVDLAALAGGAPAKIVANLPYNVGTQLLINWLTVNPKAPFWTSMTLMFQKEVGQRIIAAPGSNHFGRLGVLAGWLTHADILFDVPPQAFTPPPKVTSSVVQLVPRADPLPCELAKLERVTQAAFGQRRKMLRQSLKPLGGEALLESVGIDPARRAETLSVEEFCALARAI; via the coding sequence ATGGCCCTTGCCCATGACGGCCTGCCTCCATTGCGCGACATTGTCGCCACCTACGGGCTCGCGCCGAGGAAGGCGCTGGGTCAGAATTTCCTGTTCGATCTCAACCTGACCGGCAAGATCGCCCGCGCGGCAGGCCCTCTGGAAGGCTTCACCATCTTCGAGATCGGTCCCGGTCCCGGCGGCCTCACCCGCGCACTGCTTGAACAGGGCGCCGAGCGTGTCGTTGCCATAGAGCGGGATCAACGCTGCCTTCCGGTGCTTGAGGAGATCTCAGCGCACTATCCGGGCAAGCTCGAGGTGGTGGAGGCCGATGCGCTGGACGTCGATCTGGCAGCTCTTGCCGGCGGCGCACCCGCCAAGATCGTCGCCAACCTGCCCTACAATGTCGGTACGCAGCTTCTGATCAACTGGCTGACCGTCAACCCCAAGGCACCGTTCTGGACTTCGATGACACTGATGTTCCAGAAGGAAGTGGGGCAACGCATCATTGCCGCTCCGGGTTCGAACCATTTTGGCCGCCTGGGGGTTCTCGCCGGATGGCTGACCCATGCCGACATTCTGTTTGACGTGCCGCCGCAGGCTTTCACGCCACCGCCGAAAGTGACCTCGAGCGTGGTGCAACTGGTGCCCCGCGCCGATCCCCTTCCCTGCGAGCTGGCAAAGCTCGAGCGTGTCACACAGGCTGCCTTCGGCCAGCGCCGCAAGATGCTGCGCCAGAGTCTCAAACCCTTGGGTGGCGAGGCGCTACTCGAAAGCGTCGGCATCGATCCCGCACGGCGGGCGGAAACGCTCAGTGTCGAAGAGTTCTGTGCGCTGGCGCGGGCAATCTGA
- a CDS encoding YicC/YloC family endoribonuclease has protein sequence MAIQSMTGFARHEGEAPGCRYVWELRSVNGKGLDLRLRLPPGFEALEQPVRKAAAAELSRGNVQITLSVSGTAPAMEAVVNETALEAVIELVNRLGERIDARKPALDGLLNIRGVLEFRDPELSDADRTTRDEAVLAGFVAALGELKAMRLSEGAALNRVLRDQIDRIEAFTLAVEADPSRSPEAIRARLADQVSALMDTGAGLDRDRLHMEAALIATKADLREEIDRLKAHVEAARTLIEGEGGAGRRLDFLAQEFNRETNTICSKSNAASVTAIGLDLKVLIDQFREQIQNLE, from the coding sequence ATGGCAATCCAGTCGATGACAGGTTTTGCACGCCATGAGGGAGAGGCCCCCGGCTGCCGCTATGTCTGGGAACTTCGCTCCGTCAACGGCAAGGGCCTTGATTTGCGGCTGCGGTTGCCGCCGGGTTTTGAGGCGCTTGAGCAACCTGTCCGCAAGGCGGCCGCCGCTGAATTGAGCCGCGGCAATGTGCAGATCACACTGTCTGTAAGCGGCACAGCTCCCGCCATGGAGGCTGTGGTCAACGAGACCGCACTCGAGGCTGTGATTGAGCTGGTAAACCGGCTTGGCGAGCGGATAGATGCGCGCAAACCTGCGCTTGATGGGCTTCTCAACATCCGTGGCGTGCTCGAGTTTCGCGATCCCGAACTCTCGGATGCCGACCGCACAACGCGTGATGAAGCCGTGCTTGCGGGCTTTGTGGCAGCACTTGGAGAACTCAAGGCAATGCGGTTGTCCGAGGGCGCGGCGCTGAACCGTGTTCTGCGCGACCAGATCGACCGCATTGAAGCGTTTACACTTGCGGTCGAAGCCGATCCGTCGCGCTCTCCCGAAGCGATCCGCGCACGTCTTGCGGACCAGGTCTCGGCGTTGATGGACACCGGCGCCGGGCTTGACCGTGACCGGCTGCACATGGAGGCGGCGCTGATCGCCACCAAGGCCGACCTTCGCGAGGAAATCGACAGGCTCAAGGCCCATGTCGAGGCGGCCCGCACGCTGATCGAAGGCGAAGGAGGGGCGGGCCGCCGTCTCGATTTCCTTGCCCAGGAGTTCAACCGTGAAACCAATACCATATGCTCGAAGTCGAATGCGGCTTCCGTCACTGCGATCGGCCTTGATCTGAAGGTCCTGATCGATCAGTTTCGCGAGCAGATCCAGAATCTGGAGTAG
- a CDS encoding aspartate/glutamate racemase family protein, with protein MKTIGILGGMSWESTTTYYQLLNQMVRARLGGLHSADILLRSFDFAPIAELQSEGNWAHAAEVMTEAAIALEKAGAGCLLIGTNTMHICADAVQAALSVPLLHIADVTAASIQASGSKSPLLLATRFTMEKDFYKGRLSDKHGIKVQIPDAVERQDVHSIIYEELCQGAISAVSRARYLDIIAAAKARGADGVIFGCTEVGLLISPEDFDMPAFNSTELHAQAAVDFALAGDA; from the coding sequence ATGAAGACAATCGGCATTCTGGGCGGGATGAGCTGGGAAAGTACGACCACCTATTACCAGTTGCTCAACCAGATGGTCCGGGCCAGGCTCGGTGGTTTGCATTCGGCGGATATCCTGCTGCGTTCCTTTGACTTCGCGCCGATCGCCGAACTTCAATCCGAGGGCAACTGGGCGCATGCAGCAGAGGTGATGACCGAGGCTGCAATTGCGCTCGAGAAAGCCGGTGCAGGCTGCCTGCTGATCGGAACCAACACGATGCATATCTGCGCCGATGCCGTGCAGGCGGCGCTGTCGGTCCCGCTGCTGCACATTGCCGATGTCACCGCTGCTTCGATACAGGCGAGCGGTTCGAAGTCGCCACTGCTGCTTGCCACCCGTTTCACCATGGAAAAGGATTTCTACAAGGGCAGATTGAGCGACAAACATGGGATCAAGGTCCAGATCCCCGATGCGGTAGAACGCCAAGACGTCCACAGCATCATCTATGAGGAGCTTTGCCAGGGCGCGATCAGCGCAGTCTCCAGGGCCCGGTATCTCGACATAATCGCAGCAGCCAAAGCGCGCGGCGCAGACGGGGTGATTTTCGGCTGCACCGAAGTCGGTCTGTTGATTTCGCCCGAGGACTTCGACATGCCCGCCTTCAACTCAACCGAGCTTCATGCCCAAGCCGCCGTTGATTTTGCGCTGGCCGGCGATGCCTAG